Within Microbacterium oryzae, the genomic segment GTCGACGGCCTGCGCCTCCGCCGCGGGGTTCCACCACGGGTCGAGGAGGTAGACGTAGTCCGCCTCGGTCAGGGTGAGGCCGAAGCCGCCGGCCTTGAGGCTGATGAGGAACACCGGCGCGTCGCCCGTGCGGAACGACTCGACGACCGCCGGGCGATCGCGGGTGCTGCCGTCGAGGTGAGCATGCGCGATGCCCTCCCGGTCGAGGCGCGCGGCCACGAGATCGAGGTACGACGTGAACTGGCTGAAGACCAGCGCGCGGTGGCCCTCGGCGATGACGGCGTCGAGCTGCTCGACCAGCGCGTCGAGCTTGCTCGAGGCGATGTCCGCGTGCTCGGGGTCGACGAGCTCGGGCGCGAGGCTCAGCAGGCGCAGCAGGGTGAGCGACCGGAACACGATGAAGCGGTTGCGGTCGAGGTCGTCGAGCAGGCCGAGCACCTTCTGCCGCTCGCGCTGCAGCACGGTGTCGTAGACGGCGCGGTGCGCGGGGCTCAGCTCGACATGCAGCCGCTGCTCCTGCTTGGGCGGCAGGTCGCCCGCCACGAGCTCCTTCGTGCGGCGCAGCATGAGCGGGCGCAGCCGCCGCCGCAGCCGCGCGAGGCGCTCTGCGCGGTACGCGCTCCCCTCCTGGTCCTCCGGGACCTTCCCCTTCTCGATCGGCCCGACGTACTCCTCGCGGAAACGGCGGGCGGAGGGGAAGAGCCCGGGCGCGGCGAGCGACAGCAGCGCCCAGAGCTCTGAGAGGCCGTTCTCCAGCGGCGTGCCGGTCACGGCGAACGTCACGTCCGCGCGCAGCTCGGCGGCCGCGCGATGCACGCCGGTCTGCGGGTTCTTGGCGAACTGGGCCTCGTCGAGCACGAGCCCCGCCCACTCCACCGACGCGTACTCCTCGGCGTCCAGGCGCAGGAGCGCGTAGGAGGTCACCACGATGTCCGCACCCGCCGCGGTCTCCGCCAGCGTGCCCGTGCGCTTGGACCGGGTCGCCTCGATGCGGCGCACGCGCAGCGACGGAGCGAAGCGCTCGGCCTCGTCGCGCCACGTCGCAGTGACCGAGGTCGGGGCGACGACGAGGAACGGGCGCTCCTCCCCCGCCTCGCGGGTGTGCAGGATGAGCGCGAGCATCTGCAGCGTCTTGCCGAGACCCATGTCGTCGGCGAGGATCCCGCCCAGGCGGTGACGCCACAGGAAGGCCAGCCAGTCCAGGCCCTCCTGCTGGTACGGCCGCAGCTGCGCGTGCAGCCCCGCGGGCGGCGCTGTCGGCTCGATGCGCTCCACGTCGCGCAGCCCCTCGGCCGTCGCGCGCCACGCCGCCGCCGGAAGGGACTCGTCGGCGATGTCCTCGAACTCCGACCAGAGCGCGGTCTGGTAGCGGCTGATCCGCGGCCCCGACTCCCACTCCGACAGGGTCGCCGCCTCGTCGACCAGGTCGCGCAGGCGCTGCAGCGCGGGGTGCGCGAGGGAGAAGTACTCGCCGTCGGCGAGCAGCATCTTCTTCCGCCGCTGGCTGATGGCGGTGAACAGCGGCGCGAACGGGATGGTGCGTCCGTCGATGGTCACCACGACGCCGAGGTCGAACCAGTCCGAGTCGGTCGTCTCCACCGTGGACACGGAGATCTCGGGGGCGCCGGCGAGTTCGCGGTAGCGCCGCCGGGTGCCCGTCGTCTCCACCTCGACGTCGGCGGCCTCCAGCGCCGGCAGGATCCGATCGGAGAACTCCGCCGCGTCGACGTCGCGCAGCTCTCCGGAGGGCGCGAACGGCACATCCGCGGAGGCGTCTGCCCATGCCCGCGCGACGACGGCCGCCTGCGCGGCCTCGGCCTGGCCATCCCGGTCGGGATCGGCGGCGGCGGCGCCGACGGGCGCGTCGAAGCGATGGCGGCCGAGACCGGCGTATGCCCAGGACAGCGCGTACGTGACGCGGTCGCCGGGGTGGAAGACGACCTCGATGACGGGCTGCGGAGCGGGCTGCTCCGGGATCTCGATATCGGCGCTCGAGCGGATCTCCGCGCGCCGCGCGATGACGGGCAGGGCCTCCGCCACGAACTGGTCGGTCTCGTCTTCGGGCACCGAGACCGGCCCGGCGAGGAGCGCGGCGACGGGGTCGGTGAGCGTGACGGGCGCGAGGGTGAGCGAGATGCGCCCGTACTCGACGGCGAACGCGTAGACGCCGGAGCGGGAGATGGGCCGCACGGCCGCGACGTCGACGGGCGCGCCGTCGATCTCGACCTCCGCGCGGACCTCGAGTCCGCCCGCGTCGGCATCGTCGATGCGGATGCGGGCGGCAGCGGCCTGCGCGAGGCGCACGTCGAGGAGCTTCTGCGTGGGGATGAGCGGGATGCTCAGCGCGTCCGCCGCGCGCAGGTGCGTCCACAGGAGCGCAGACGGGATCGTGTCGAGCGTCAGCCACTCGGCGCCGTCGCCGAAGGAGTCGAGGCGGAAGACGTCGCGGGCGATGCTGTAGAGCTCGGCGAACCAGCGCGACTGCGGCCGCGAGAACCGGCCGCCGGGCCTGCGCACCGCCTCCCACGAGGCGTCGCCCTTGATCCAGGCGCCCGACCGGTCGCTGCGCAGCAGCGGGCGCAGCCCGACGAACAGCTCGCCGGCGGCGCCCCGCTCGAGATGGCGCGGGTGCGCGGGCTCGGCGCGCCGCGCCTGCCAGGCGCCGCGTGCCGCGCGGTGACGCAGCTCCACGCCGAGCGCGAGCGGAACGGTCTCCGGGGAACCCGCGGCCTCTTCCGGCGAGCCGATCAGGCCGCGCCAGGACGAGGCCGCGGCGTCATGACGCGCACCGGCGGCGTTCCGCCGCTGCGCGTTGCCCGCGAGCAGGGCGGCTACCACGTGCTTGCAGCGGCTGCGCATGGGGCAGCTGCACTGCGAGGCGACGATCGCCGACGTCCGGGCGTCGATGCGCACACGCACCGAGTAGCTGCGCGCGGCGGAGCCCGACACGCGCGCGGTGAGGGTGACGCCGTCGGTCATCCAGCGGGCGTGCTCGACCGCACCCTCCTGGAAGTACGCGAGCCCGCGCTCGTACGCTCCTTCGTCCGCCATCCTGCGGATGGCGTCGACGGGGACGAACGGCGCGGGCACGCGGAGGGCGCGCTCAGTTCGAGCGCGCGATGCGCGCGAGGACGCCGTGCACGAAGGCGCCCGACTCCTCGGTGGAGAGCTCCTTGGCGAGCTCCACCGCCTCGTCGATCGCGACCGCCGTCGGCACCTCGTCGTTGTACATGATCTCCCACGCCGCCATGCGCAGCAGCGCACGGTCGACGGCGGGCATCCGCTCCAGGCGCCAGTCGCGGCTGTGCGTGGTGATCTGCTCGTCGATCTCGTCGCGGTGGTCGATGACGCCGTCGACGATCTCGCGGGCGTACAGCCACGAGGCCTGTCGCGCGGGCTCGCCCGCGGCGCGCCGCGCCTCGGCCGCGAGCGTCACGTCCAGGCCGTCACCGCGGACGTCAGACGAGAAGAGGATGTCGAGGGCGCGCTTGCGCGCCTTGGTGCGTGCGCTCACTCGCGCGACTCAGTTGACGCGGCCGAGGTAGTCGCCCGTGCGGGTGTCGACCTTGACCTTCGTGCCGGTCTCGAGGAACAGCGGCACCTGGATCTCGGCGCCGGTCTCCACCGTGGCGGACTTGGTGCCGGCCGACGAGCGGTCGCCCTGCAGGCCCGGCTCGGTGTAGGTGATCTCGAGGACGACGGACGCGGGCATCTCGACGTAGAGCGGGAGGCCGTCGTGCAGGGCGATCGTGACGAGCTGGTTCTCCAGGAGGAAGTTCGCGGCGTCGCCGACGACGGTGCCCGGCACGTTGATCTGGTCGTAGTCCGTCGCGTCCATGAACACGAACGACTCGCCGTCGTTGTAGAGGTACGTGAAGTCGCGGCGGTCGACGTTCTGGATGTCGACCTTGGCGCCGGCGTTGAACGTGCGGTCGACGACCTTGCCGGAGACGACGTTCTTGAGCTTGGTGCGCACGAACGCGCCGCCCTTGCCGGGCTTGACGTGCTGGAACTCCACCACGCTCCAGAGCTGTCCGTCGATGGCGAGGACGACGCCGTTCTTGATGTCTGCGGTGGATGCCATGTGCGTATTCGGTCCGTTCGTGTGGATCGTTCGTCGGAAGGGGCGGGGCCCGCGCGGGACCGAGAGAAGATTCTAGTTCAGATCCACGTGCGTCGGATGGATGACCCGCTTGAGGAAGTCCTGCATGCGCGGCGTCTGCGGGGCCGAGATGACCTGCTCGGCCGGTCCCTCCTCCACGACGACGCCGCCGTCCATGAAGACGACGCGGTCGGCCACCACCCGGGCGAACTCCATCTCGTGCGTGACGACGAGCATCGTCATGCCGTCGCGGGCGAGCGCGCGCATGATCGCGAGCACGTCGCCGACGGTCTCCGGGTCGAGGGCGGAGGTGGGCTCGTCGAAGAGCATGAGGTGCGGGTCCATCGAGAGCGACCGCGCGATCGCGACCCGCTGCTGCTGGCCGCCGGAGAGCTGATCGGGGTAGCGCTCGTCGAAGTCGGCGAGCCCCACCTTCGCGAGGTTCTCCCGGGCGACGCGCTGGGCCTCCTCGCGCCCGCGCCGCAGCACCTTGATCTGCGCGACGGTGCAGTTCTCCAGCACCGTGAGGTGCGGGAACAGGTTGAACTGCTGGAACACCATCCCCACGTGGCGGCGCAGCTCGTCGATGTCGACGTCGGGGTCGGTCACCTCGCGGCCGCCCACCTGCACGGAGCCGCCGCTGGGCGCCTCGAGCAGGTTCACACAGCGCAGCAGGGTGGACTTCCCCGAGCCGGACGGCCCGATGAGGCAGACGACCTCGCCGGGCCGGACCTCGAGGTCGACGCCCTTGAGGACCTCGTTCGACCCGAAGGCCTTGCGGAGTCCCTGGATCGTCACGCCGAAGTGCGCCTCCGGCTGGGAGCTGTCGGTCATGTCTCCTCCTGGAGTGCTCATCGCGCGGCCTTCGCCGCCCGCGACTCGAACCGGCGGGAGAGCTGGCTGAGCGGCAGGGTGATGATCAGGTACATGGCGCCCGCCACGACGAGCGGCGTGATGCCCGCGCCGTACTGCAGGATGCCGTCGCGTCCGAGCTTGGTGAGCTCGAAGCTCGATGCGGCCAGGCCGATGACGTAGATCAGCGATGTGTCCTTGGTCACGAGGATGAACTCGTTCGTGAGCGGCGGGAGCACGATGCGGAAGGCCTGCGGGATGACGATCGTGAGCATCGCGCGCCAGCCGGGCATGCCGAGCGAGCGGGCGGCCTCGTACTGGCCGCGCGGCACGGCCTGCAGGCCCGCGCGCAGCGTCTCCGCGATGTAGGCCGCCGCCACGATCCCGAGCGACAGCATGACCACGAGCATCGTCGGCCAGCGCGTGCCGGGGAAGGCCGCCGGAACGCCGAAGCCGAACGCGATGAAGACGAGGAGCGCCGGGACGCCGCGGAAGAACTCGATGTAGGCCGTGGCGATCCAGCGGTAGGGCGGGAACGACGCGATCTTCATGAGCGCCAGCAGCAGGCCGAGCGTCAGCCCGAGAGCGAACGACACCAGCGTGTAGAGGATGGTGTTCTTGAGGCCGACGAGGATCACGCCGGGGAACATGCCCGCGACGGCGGGGAAGTCGAAGAACGAGTTCAGCACGCGCGGCCAGTCGACGCTGACCGCCAGGACGACCAGGACGGCGACGAAGATGCCGCCCTGGACGTACTGGCTGGTCCGCGCGCGCTGGCGTGCGGTCAGGGCCACCGCGCGCCCCTTACGCGCCGTCGCCGAACCAGGTCGACTTCAGCTCGTCCAGCTCGCCGGAGTCGGTCAGGCGCTGCAGCGTGCCGTTGACGACGTCCATCAGCTCGGTGTCGCCCTTCTCGGTTGCGATGCCCAGCTGCTCGCCGGTCTCGAAGTCGGCCACGCGCGTGAAGCCCTCTTCGTCCTTGATGCCGTAGCCGAGGACGGAGACGTTGCCGAGCACGGCGTCGACGGTGCCGGCCTTCAGCGCCTCGAGCTGGAGGCCTGCGTTCTCGAAGCCGACCGGGGAGATCCCGTTCTCCTGCGCGTACGCCTCGCCGGTGGTGCCGGACTGCACGCCGACGACCTTGCCGGCGGCGGACTCGAGGTCCTCGATGCCGGAGCCGTCGGCAGCGATGAGCGTCAGGTCATCGTCCATGTAGGGCTCCGAGAAGTCCATGTTGCCCTTGCGCTCCTCCGTGATGGAGATGGAGGAGATGGCGAGGTCGCACTTGTCGAACGAGAGACCGGACTGGATCGACTCGAACGAGTCGGTGATGACCTCGAGCTCGGCGTCGAGGTCCTCCGCGATGGCCGCGGCGATGTCCATGTCGAAGCCGACGGTGTCGCCGTTCTCGTCGATGAACTCGAAGGGCTCGTAGGGGATGTCGGAGCAGACGGTGAGCTTGCCGGACTCGACGAGCTGGACGCCGCCGGCCGAGGCCTCGGGCTCCTCGCCGCCGGACGCGCAACCGGCCAGGGCGAGCCCGGCGGTGCTCGTGACGATCAGTGCGGTCACCGCACGGGACGAGATGCGCTTCATGGCAGGGGCCTTCCTCGAAGTGGTGGGGTTCATCCTAGTCACGCGCCGCCGGTCGAGATGATGCGACCCGCGCTCTCCTCCGCGATCTCCTGATACGCGGCGAAGAGGAGCGATTCGTCGGGCGCCTGGGCGAGCGTGGGCTTGCCGATGTCGTCCAGGAGCACGAACCGCAGCATCCCCGCGCGCGCCTTCTTGTCGCGCTGCATGGTGGCCAGCAGCTGCTGCCACGCTCCCGTCCGGTAGGTGGTGGGGAGGCCGAGGGACGTGAGGATGGCGCGATGCCGGTCGACGGCCGCGTCCGGGAGTCGCCCGGCCAGTCGCGAGAGCTCCGCGGCATACATCATGCCGATCGACACGGCGGCGCCGTGGCGCCACCGGTAGC encodes:
- a CDS encoding ABC transporter substrate-binding protein, producing the protein MKRISSRAVTALIVTSTAGLALAGCASGGEEPEASAGGVQLVESGKLTVCSDIPYEPFEFIDENGDTVGFDMDIAAAIAEDLDAELEVITDSFESIQSGLSFDKCDLAISSISITEERKGNMDFSEPYMDDDLTLIAADGSGIEDLESAAGKVVGVQSGTTGEAYAQENGISPVGFENAGLQLEALKAGTVDAVLGNVSVLGYGIKDEEGFTRVADFETGEQLGIATEKGDTELMDVVNGTLQRLTDSGELDELKSTWFGDGA
- a CDS encoding SNF2-related protein; the protein is MADEGAYERGLAYFQEGAVEHARWMTDGVTLTARVSGSAARSYSVRVRIDARTSAIVASQCSCPMRSRCKHVVAALLAGNAQRRNAAGARHDAAASSWRGLIGSPEEAAGSPETVPLALGVELRHRAARGAWQARRAEPAHPRHLERGAAGELFVGLRPLLRSDRSGAWIKGDASWEAVRRPGGRFSRPQSRWFAELYSIARDVFRLDSFGDGAEWLTLDTIPSALLWTHLRAADALSIPLIPTQKLLDVRLAQAAAARIRIDDADAGGLEVRAEVEIDGAPVDVAAVRPISRSGVYAFAVEYGRISLTLAPVTLTDPVAALLAGPVSVPEDETDQFVAEALPVIARRAEIRSSADIEIPEQPAPQPVIEVVFHPGDRVTYALSWAYAGLGRHRFDAPVGAAAADPDRDGQAEAAQAAVVARAWADASADVPFAPSGELRDVDAAEFSDRILPALEAADVEVETTGTRRRYRELAGAPEISVSTVETTDSDWFDLGVVVTIDGRTIPFAPLFTAISQRRKKMLLADGEYFSLAHPALQRLRDLVDEAATLSEWESGPRISRYQTALWSEFEDIADESLPAAAWRATAEGLRDVERIEPTAPPAGLHAQLRPYQQEGLDWLAFLWRHRLGGILADDMGLGKTLQMLALILHTREAGEERPFLVVAPTSVTATWRDEAERFAPSLRVRRIEATRSKRTGTLAETAAGADIVVTSYALLRLDAEEYASVEWAGLVLDEAQFAKNPQTGVHRAAAELRADVTFAVTGTPLENGLSELWALLSLAAPGLFPSARRFREEYVGPIEKGKVPEDQEGSAYRAERLARLRRRLRPLMLRRTKELVAGDLPPKQEQRLHVELSPAHRAVYDTVLQRERQKVLGLLDDLDRNRFIVFRSLTLLRLLSLAPELVDPEHADIASSKLDALVEQLDAVIAEGHRALVFSQFTSYLDLVAARLDREGIAHAHLDGSTRDRPAVVESFRTGDAPVFLISLKAGGFGLTLTEADYVYLLDPWWNPAAEAQAVDRAHRIGQDKQVMVYRMIAADTIEEKVMALQERKARLFKAVMDDDALFSQALTADDIRGLLEP
- the efp gene encoding elongation factor P — translated: MASTADIKNGVVLAIDGQLWSVVEFQHVKPGKGGAFVRTKLKNVVSGKVVDRTFNAGAKVDIQNVDRRDFTYLYNDGESFVFMDATDYDQINVPGTVVGDAANFLLENQLVTIALHDGLPLYVEMPASVVLEITYTEPGLQGDRSSAGTKSATVETGAEIQVPLFLETGTKVKVDTRTGDYLGRVN
- a CDS encoding amino acid ABC transporter ATP-binding protein, which encodes MTDSSQPEAHFGVTIQGLRKAFGSNEVLKGVDLEVRPGEVVCLIGPSGSGKSTLLRCVNLLEAPSGGSVQVGGREVTDPDVDIDELRRHVGMVFQQFNLFPHLTVLENCTVAQIKVLRRGREEAQRVARENLAKVGLADFDERYPDQLSGGQQQRVAIARSLSMDPHLMLFDEPTSALDPETVGDVLAIMRALARDGMTMLVVTHEMEFARVVADRVVFMDGGVVVEEGPAEQVISAPQTPRMQDFLKRVIHPTHVDLN
- a CDS encoding amino acid ABC transporter permease; its protein translation is MALTARQRARTSQYVQGGIFVAVLVVLAVSVDWPRVLNSFFDFPAVAGMFPGVILVGLKNTILYTLVSFALGLTLGLLLALMKIASFPPYRWIATAYIEFFRGVPALLVFIAFGFGVPAAFPGTRWPTMLVVMLSLGIVAAAYIAETLRAGLQAVPRGQYEAARSLGMPGWRAMLTIVIPQAFRIVLPPLTNEFILVTKDTSLIYVIGLAASSFELTKLGRDGILQYGAGITPLVVAGAMYLIITLPLSQLSRRFESRAAKAAR
- the nusB gene encoding transcription antitermination factor NusB, which codes for MSARTKARKRALDILFSSDVRGDGLDVTLAAEARRAAGEPARQASWLYAREIVDGVIDHRDEIDEQITTHSRDWRLERMPAVDRALLRMAAWEIMYNDEVPTAVAIDEAVELAKELSTEESGAFVHGVLARIARSN